In the Candidatus Niyogibacteria bacterium genome, TCGCCTTTTTGCACTAAAAGCGCGCGGCCGAATGGAATAACAAATTCCTTGATCTCTGTTTTCTTTTTAGATTTTTTGTCCGACAATTCCGAAAGAATTTTTACCTTTTTTTCTTTGTCTTTCTCGCTAATTTCAATTACTTGACCGTCAACATCCGAAATAATCGCGGGATTATTCGGTGTTCTTAATTCAAGAATTTCTTCCACTCGCGGAAGGCCCAAAGTAATGTCGCCGGCCGTGGCGATGCCGCCGGTATGAAAAGTCCTCATCGTCAATTGAGTGCCGGGCTCGCCGATCGCCTGGGCGGCGACAATTCCGACTGCTTCGCCTATTTTAACTTTTTCATTATTTCCCAAATCATAACCATAACAAGTCTGGCAAAGACCGCGCAAAACCTTGCAGGTTATCGGCGAACGGATAATTAAAGAATTTATTTCCGCGGCTTCAATCGCTTCCGCGTCATCTAAAGTTAAAAGATGGCCGGCTTTAAACCAGATTTTTCCGTTTTTATCTTTAATATCTTTAGCCAAAGTCCGGCCAAAAATGCGGAAAGAAAGTTTTTTTCCGTAATCTTCTCCGTCGCGCCGCCTGATTTCAAATCCATCTTTAGTGCCGCAATCTTCTTTTTGAATTATTATTTCCTGGGAAACATCCACCAAACGCCTAGTCAGATAGCCGGCGGCGGCTGTTTTCAAAGCCGTGTCCGCCATTCCTTTTCTCGCGCCATGAGTGGAAATAAAATACTCCAAAACGTTAAGGCCTTCCTTATAAGAAGAAAGGATCGGCAGCTCAATGATTTTTCCGGCCGGATTCCTCACCAACCCTTTCATTCCCGACATTTGAGAAACTTGGTTCCAATCGCCTCGCGCAGCGGAACTGACCATATTATGGACCGAACCCAAAGGATCAAGAGAAAGAGGGACCGCTTCATCAACTTTCCGTTTTACATTTGACCAAATTTCAATAATTTTTCTATAACGTTCTTTATCGGTCAAAAGGCCTTCTTCAAATTGGTCCTGCACTTGCTGAGCCTCTTTTTGCGCCTGATTAATAATTGAATGTTTAACTTCGGGCATGGTTAAATCATCTATTCCCCAGCTGATGCCGGAACGAGTGGCATAATTAAAACCGAAAGATTTAATTTTATCTAAAATTTCCGGCGTTTTCTCCGAACCGTAACGGGCGATCAAACGGCGGACAATCTTGCCTAAAGTGCTTTTTTTAATTTCTTCGTTGATAAAAAGAAAATTATCGGGCAAAATACTGTTGAAAAGCAGACGGCCGGCGCTCGTTTCAAAAATCGTTCCGGCATGCTCGTGATATTTAGCCGTTGCGGTCGCCCGGACTTTAATGGGCGCTTGAATATCCAAATATCCCGTATCATAAGCTAAAAGAGCTTCATTCGGCGAAGAAAAAATTCTTCCCGCTCCCTTTGATTTTTCATTGATTTTCGTCATCCAATAACATCCTAAGACAATATCCTGGGTGGGATTGGTAACCGGCTCGCCCGCGCCGGGCTTGAGAAGATTTTTTCCCGCGTTCATAATTTCCCGCGCTTCAGTTTGCGCTTCCCGGCTTAAAGGGACGTGCACCGCCATCATATCGCCGTCAAAATCGGCGTTAAAAGCCTGACAAACCAAAGGATGAAGCTGAATGGCGTTCCCTTCAATTAAAACCGGATGAAAAGCCTGAATTCCCAGACGATGAAGCGTGGGCGCGCGATTCAATAAAACAAATTTATTTTCTATCGCTTCGTCTAAAGCTCCCCAAACTTCGGGAGATTTTTCATCAATCAAACGATTGGCGCCGCGGACATTATGAGCTAATTCTTTTTTAATAAGCAAAGAAATAACAAAAGGCCGAAAAAGTTCCAAAACCATATGCTTCGGCAGACCGCATTGATTTAACTTCAGATCCGGACCAACGACAATTACGGAACGGCCGGAATAATCCACTCTTTTTCCTAAAAGATTTTGGCGAAAACGCCCTTGTTTTCCTTTAAGCATATCCGCCAAAGAACGAAGAGGCCGCTTTTGGGCTTGAGAAATTACCGCCTGGCCCCGGCGCATTGAATTATCAATCAGCGCATCCACCGCTTCCTGAAGCATTCTTTTTTCGTTCCTCATAATTACTTCCGGCGCCTTAAGTTCTAAAAGTTTTTTCAGCCGGTTGTTCCGGTTGATCACGCGGCGATAAAGATCGTTGACATCGGAAGTGGCGTGCCGGCCTCCGTCTAAAGCGACCATCGGGCGAAGAGCCGGAGGAATAACCGGAATAACTTCCAAAAACATCCATTCCGGCCGGCTGCGCGATCTTTTGAGCGCGCGAACCAGACTCAAACGTTTAAGAATTTTTTTAACATTCGGAGCGCTGGCCTCTTTTTCCTGAATCGTCAATTCCTCTTCTAATTTTTCCAAATCTAAATTCTTGCAGAGATTATACAGCGCTTCCGCTCCGATCTCCGCTTCAAAAACTTCTCCGAAGCGAAGCGACAAACGATGATAAGAAACTTCGTCCAAGACTCTCAACGGCCTTAAATCATCCAATTCGGATTTTACCCGATCCCGCGCTTCTTTTAAGGATTTCTTTTCTTTGAGACTGCCGGCCACTTTAACTTTTTCCTTATAATCCCTCTCCAGTATTTTTGAAACTTCCTGCCGCGCCTTTTCGTTGATTTTTGTCACCACGTAGCCGGCAAAATAAACCACCCGCTCCAAATCGTTGATGGATATGTCTAAAATCAAACCAATTTTGGAAGGCACTCCCCGCAAAAACCAAATATGAGAGACAGGCGTCGCCAGCTTGATATGGCCCATTCTTTCCCGCCGGACAATTGATTTTGTCACTTCCACTCCGCACTTATCGCAAACAATTCCTTTATAGCGAATCCGGCGATATTTTCCGCAATAACATTCATAATCTTTTTCCGGCCCAAAAACCTCGCGACCAGGAAAGAATCTTATCCGGCGAAGCTAAACGCAAAACTATTGATTTAAGATCAGTGGGTTTTTGTTCCATAATTTATATTTTTGATTTATATTTTTCTTCTTCCGTTTTAACCCTCGCCCATTGTTTTTCATCTTCCTTATCTTCTCTGATTTTTACATCGGATTCTTTTAATTCTACGTCCAAAGCCAAACCTTTTAATTCATTAACCAAAACTAAAAAAGAAGCTGGTAAATTAGGAGTTTTAAAATCTTCGCCCCGGACAATGGAATCATAAACCGCAGTCCGGCCCAAAACGTCATCGGATTTTATGGTAATCATTTCCTGTAAAATATTGGCCGCGCCGTATCCTTCCAGAGCCCAGACCTCCATTTCACCGAACCGCTGCCCTCCGCCTTGCGCTTTTCCTCCCAAAGGCTGTTGAGTAATCAAAGAATACGGCCCAATAGAGCGCATATGCAGTTTATCTTCCACCATATGCGAAAGTTTCATTATATATATATAGCCAACCGCCACTTCATTTTCTAAAATTTCTCCGGTCAAGCCATCGTAAAGCTTAACTTTTCCGGATATGGGAAGTTTTGCCTTGGTTAATTCTTCTTTTATTTCCGCGTCGGTCGCTCCCTGCATCACGGGGTTGATTGCCTGATATTTCAGGCAATGAGCCGCCCAGCCAAGATGCATTTCTAAAATTTGCCCCAAGTTCATCCGCGAAGCAACGCCTAAAGGATTTAAAACGACATCCACGGGCGTTCCATCCGCCAAATGAGGCATGTCTTCCTCCGGAAGAACGCGTGAAATTACTCCTTTATTCCCGTGGCGGCCGGCTAATTTGTCTCCGATGGAAACTCTCCTTAATTGAGCCACTTCTATTTGAATTCTTTTAATCACTCCTGTTTCCAATTTATCTCCGCGCTCCCGCAAAAATATTTTAATACCAACTATTCTGCCTTCTTTTCCGTGAGGAATCCTTAAAGAAGTATCTTTTACGTCGCTTACTTTTTCGCCAAAAATAGCGTGCATCAGCCGTTCTTCGGGCGTAAATTCCACCTCCCCTTTCGGAGAAATTTTTCCCACCAAAATATCGCCCGGCTTGACTTCCGCGCCGATTCTGATGATGCCTTCTTCATCCAAATCTTTTAATTTTTCTTCTCCGACATTGGGAATATCATGAGTGGTGATTTCCGGGCCCAATTTGGTGTCCCGAACATTACAAATAAAATCTTCAATATGAATGGTCGTAAAACGATCATCTTTTACCAGACGTTCGGAAAGAATAATGGCATCTTCAAAATTAGCTCCTCTCCAAGAAAGAAAAGCAACCAATAAATTCTGGCCCAAAGCCAACTGGCCGTTATCGCTGGCGGACGTATCCGCCAAAAGATCTCCTTTTTTAACTTTATCTCCGGTTTCAACTTTCGTGCGATGGCTGATTGCCGTAAAAGCGTTAGAACGAAAACCAATAATTAAATTATAGGTTTTCTCCGCTCCTTTTTTATATTTAACGATAATTTTTCTGGCATCGGCGTAAGTCACAACGCCGTCTCCTTCGGCTAAGATCAAACGGCCGGTATCGCGCGCCACCATTTCTTCCGCGCCGGTCGCCACTAAAGGAGCTTCGGGTTTTATGGAAACAATGGCTTGCCTTTGCATGTTAGAACCCATCATCGCCCGATTGGCATCGTCATGCTCCAAAAAAGGAATTAAACTGGCGCCCATGCCGAACGCCTGTTGGGGCGCGACATCCATAAAATCTATTTCTTCAGCCGGAATCATTCCCGGCTGTCCTTTGACTCTGGCTTCCACTAAATCGTCAGTTAACTTCCCGTTGGCGTCTCTGGCTACGCCGGCATGCGCGATATTGTATTTTGCCTCGTCATGCGCCGTAAAATAAACCAATTCATTAATTATTTTTCCATTTTTCACGCGGCGATAAGGCGTTTCTAAAATACCGTAAGAATTAACTCTGGAATATCCCGCCAAATAAACAATCAAACCGATGTTTCCTCCTTCCGAAGTGGTAATCGGACAAATTCTTCCGTAATGGGAAGGATGGACGTCTCTAACTTCAAATCCCGCCCGATCGCGGGTTAATCCGCCCGGGCCTAAAGCGGAAAGCCGGCGCAAATGTTCCAGCTCATCCAACAAATTCTTCTGGCTCATAAATTGAGAAAGTTGGTTATTAATGAAAAAATCTTTCAAAATAACGGAAAAATGGCGGGAATTAATAAGTTGGGACGGCGTCAGCAAATCAATCTCCAAAGTGGACATTCGATCTTGAATCATCCGGCGCATCTTGGTTAATCCTCCCCGTAATCTTTGCTGGAGCATTTCGCCGACGCTGCGCACCCGCCGATTTCCCAAATGGTCAATATCGTCGGGAATCGCTTGAGGCGTATTATTCAAAACAATGACATAATTGATAATTGCCGTTAAATCTTCCAAATCTAAAGTCCGGCTTTCTTTTTTAAGATTAAGCCCTAAACGATTATTAAGCTTATACCGGCCTACCGAAGAAAGATCATACCGTTCCTTGCCGAACATCGCCTCTAAAAGTTCGCGGGCATTTTCCACTGTGGCAAATTCGCCGGGCCTGATGCTTTTATAAATCTCTACACAAGCTTCATCCGCGGTCTTCGTGGAATCTTTTTCCAAAGTATTTTTAAGATAAGAAACCGTTCCGTTGTCTTTTAAAGAAAACGCTTTTTCCATCGCTTCTTTCGTTTCCAGGCCAAAAATCCGCAACAGAGCCGAAACAGGGATTTTTCTTTTGCGATCAAGGCGCGCGTAAAGCACATTGTCATAATCGGTTTCTATTTCTATCCAGGCGCCGCGCGAAGGAATAATTTTGGCGCCAAAAAGTTTTTTTCCTCTTAATTCATTGGCGGTGAAATAAACACCGAAAGAACGGGCGAGTTGGGCGACAAAAACTCTTTCCACGCCATTAACCATAAAAGTTCCGCGCGAAGTCATTAACGGCAAATCCGCCAAAAAAATTTCCTGTTCTTTTGATTCCCCGGTTTTTTTATTTTTCAGCCGGACTTTAACCCTAAGCGGCACTTCATAAGAGCGATTATTAGCCTTAGCGTAAAATTCGTCGTATTTCGGCTGATCAAGCGTAAAATTTATAAAATCCAACTGCAATTCTTTGCCGGTGTAATCGGTAATGCCGGAAAATTCTTCAAATAATTCTTTCAGGCCTTTTTCTAAAAACCATTTAAAAGAAGCAATCTGCGTTTCCACTAAATTAGGAAGAGGAGTAAATGGTTCGCGGTATCTTGAAAAATATTTTTTATTGCCGGTAAATTTCATTTTTTTTAATTTAAAATTAAAAATTAATTACGCGCGCAAAAAATTAAACAACCCTTCCTCCTTTTCAAATAAAGGGTTTTAAATTAAAATTTATTTAACTATTCAGAAGCGTATTTGAAATCACGCTGTCTAATTTTATATTATAAACTTAACTTTTCGTTTCTTTTCTGTCAAATATCCGGCTGGGGAAAACTTTATAACAATTTGATTATATTATTATATTCTTAAAATAATGTCAATATAAAATTTTCTTGCCTTTGGCGCATAAGCTTATTTTTGCCAAGTGACTAAAAGCGGACTGGCGATAAAAATGGAAGAATATGTTCCGACAATGATGCCGATAATCATCGTTAAAGAAAAATATCTGACTGATTCCGCGCCAAAAACGAAAAGAGAAACTAAAACAATCAAAAGCGCAAAAGAAGTGGCTAAAGAACGGCCGACAGTTTGCCGGAGACTTTCATCCACCACTTCTTCAAAAGGCCGGCGATTGGAATATTTTTTCAGGTTTTCGCGCACGCGATCAAACACCACAATCGTATCATGGACGGAAAAACTTAAAATCGTCAGCAAAGCGGTGATAAACAAAACATCAATCTCCACATTCTTAAAATATCCCAAGACGGAAAAAATTCCGGCCGGAATCAAAACATCATGCGCCAGAGCCGCGATTGCCGCTAAACCGTATTTCCAGGAAGAAACCGGATAAGAAACTTTGCGAAAAGCAAAAGCAATATAAAGAACAATCATTAAAAGCACGAGACCGATGGCAAAAAAAGACCGGCGTTTTAATTCTCGGCCAATGGTCGGACCAACGGAATTAAAACGTTTTTCCTGCAAAATTTCGCGGTAATTATCCCGGCCGGCGACTTTAGCCAAAAAAACTTGATGTTCATTTTCATTTATTTCCGATAAGCGGAAAATTATATTTTTTTCGCCGACCGGCTGAATGCTGACTGCGCCAAAACTTTGATCATCCACTCTTTCTTTTAAAAGATCAAAGGGCGGCCGTTCAAAAAATTCCACTTCTATTAAAGCGCCTCCGCTAAAATCAATTCCCCATTTAAATCCCCAAAATAAAATAGCGGCCAGGCTTAAAATTACCAACAGCCCGGAAATGAAATAAAAAATTTTTCTAAACTTTATCATAAATAATTGATTGAAAATTATAAATTAAAAATTATCAGTCAAGAAATATTTCTGAATCCCGCGCCGAATAAAAAAGAACTAATCCGGTTGACCTGCCTTACCCCTAAGGCAAAAATAAAAATCTTGGTGATAATTAAAGCGGAGAATAAACTGACTAAAATACCGAGGCCTAAAGTTAAAGCAAAACCCCTGACTAAACTGGTGGAAAACCAATAAAGAATCATCGCGGTGATAAAAGAAGAAATATTAGAATCGCGAATGGAAGTCCAGCCCCGCTTAAAGCCGTCTTCAAGAGCAAAAGCGATATTTTTACCGCTTCTTGTTTCTTCTTTAAAACGTTCAAAAATAAGGATATTCGCGTCAACCGCCACTCCCATGGATAAAATAAATCCAGCAATGCCCGCGGCGGTAAGCGTTACCGGAATCAATTTAAACAAAGCTAAAACCAAAGAAATATAAATTAATAAAGCTAAAATCGCGACTAATCCCGGAATTCTATACCAAAGAATTAAAAAAACGGCGATGGCCATTGCTCCATATAAGCCGGCGCGAATGCCGCGCGCCAAAGCGTCACTGCCTAAAGAAGCGCCGATATTTTGCTGAGAAATAAGTTTAATGGGAATAGGCAGAGCGCCGGCATTTAAATCTTTCACCAGCGTTTTAGCTTGTTCCGGCGTAAACTTGCCGGAAATCTGGGCTCGGCCGCCAATAATTTCTTCTCTGACCGTTGGTGCGCTTAAAGGCGTTCCGTCAATATAAATTGCCAGACGCTTGCCGATATTCTCGCGAGTCAAATTGGAAAAAATATTTTCTCCCTCACTGTTAAATTCCAGATTAACCACCGGCTCAAAAGTGGTCTGATTAAAATCTAAAGCCGCCCGCTTAAGATACCGCCCCGTTAAAATGCTTGGGATAAAATAAGGGTCTTCTGATAAAGAATTATCAGTTTTTTGTTTTTCTAAAATCGCGTCCCGTTCGGCCGCCGGGCGTTCAACGCGAAACTCCAGATAAGGAGTGGCGCCGATCATTTTAATGGCCTGATTAACATCGCTGATGCCGGCTAATTCCACGATCAGCCGCCTTTCTTCGCCGTGCTTTTCCACTTGGACTATCGGTTCGGCAACGCCTAAATGATTCACTCTTCTCTCAATAACGTCCCTCAATCCTTCCATAGATTCTTTTATTTCGGAAGCGGCCAGCAAAGAAACATCGGCTTGATAAACCAATTGAGCGCCGCCGGAAAGATCTAAGCCGAGCCGAAAAGGAAAACGCGCTAAAAAACTTTCCGGCGCCAAAAAAGGCGCGGCGTCAAAATAACCGGCCAACGCGCCGATTAAAAATAAAATTATCGCTAAAAATCTCGTTTTTGCCATAATTGCCGAAAACCAGTCTAAAACCCGTTTAAATAAGCCTGTTTAACAAATCTTGAGGCGTATTCACCACCTCATGTATCAGTTTTTTGGGAGAAGGTTCTTCATAAAGCCCGTGGGGATAGTCCCCCATTTTTATTTCGCTTTCCAAAGAATAAATAAGTTTGCCCGCCATGGCCGCCGCAAAAAGTTCTCCGTTGGTATTAGCGCCGATATATCCGTTTTTGTTAAAAATAAAACAAACATCAGCTACTTTCACTTTTCTAAAAAGATGGTCATAAACTTTTCCCGCAATCGTGATTCGGTAGCCATTATCCCGCATCCGCTCTTTTTCGGATAAATGCGATAAATGCGATTCGCTATTTTCAAAATTCGGCTCAAGCACGGTGATGTGAATATCGCGTTTGTTTGCCAGTCGCTTTAATTCTCCCACGAACTCCGTTAACTCGCGTTTAAATCTTTGCGAACAGCAAAAAACGACCGATTTCATGAATTTATGATATAAAAAAAAACAAAAGCGGTCAAATAACGCCGGTTTTTGAAAAAATCTTCCGCCAAGCGGGATCATGCGGCTCTTTCGCGAATTTCTCCTTTATTTCTTCGGCCGTAAAAAATCCGAGATCCGCGTGATTTTCCGGCTCAATTATTTTCGGATTCTCGCCAGCCGCGAATTCATATTCATAAACAGTCCATTCATGGCTGTCATAATCTCCCCGCCGGCAAGGATTAGGATAAATTTTTTCTTGAAACAAAAATTTAAGCTTTTCAGATTGAAGATCAAGGCCAATTTCTTCTTTTGATTCCTTGATTGCCGCGTCAAGCGGAGCGTCGCCGTCCAGATGTCCCGCGATTCCGGCCCAGCCTTGCGGCTTTTTAAGCCGGCGAAACATCAGATACTTTCCCTGTTTTTTAAAAATAATTCCCACGCTCCCCGCGGGACAAATTTTTAATTCCATTGCCATTATTTTAGAAATTATTGATATTTCATTACTTCACATCAATCCCCATTGAACGGGCCGTGCCTTCAATAATTTTTATCGCGCCTTCTATGTCATTGGCGTTTAAATCTTCCATTTTTCGTTCGGCAATTTTTTTGATTTGATCTTTGCTGACGCTTCCCGCCTTCTCGGTCAAAGGATTTTTTGCTCCTTTTTCCACGCCCGCGGCTTTTCTTAAAAGGTCGGACGCCGGCGGAGTTTTTAATTTAAAATCATAAGAACGGTCTTCATAAACCGTAATTTCCACCGGAATAATATCCTGGCCTTTGTCTTTGGTCGCTTCGTTGAATTTACTGCAAAATTCGCCGATATTCAAACCATGCTGGCCTAAAGCCGGCCCGATCGGCGGCGCAGGATTAGCTTTCCCCGCGGGAATTTGAAGTTTAATAATTGTTTTAATCGGTTTTGCCATAAAATTTTGATAATTTTAAATCTTTAAATCTTTTTAACTTGAAGAAAATCCAACTCTACCGGCGTTTCCCGGCCGAAAATAGAGACTAAAACTTTGACTTTTCCCCTTTCTTCATCCACTTCACTTACCTTGCCTTCATATTCCTTAAACGGGCCGTCAATAATTCTGACGAGATCATTCTCTCTGACGTCAAATTTGTATTTTGGTTCGCCGGTCTTCATCCGTTTAAATAAAATATCCACTTCTTCTTTTGAAAGCGGCGTCGGCGTAATGCCTGATCCCACAAAGCCGGTAACGCGCGGCGTATTCCTGACCATATACCAGGAATCATCAGTCACGATCATTTCCACTAAAACATAGCCGCGATAAATTTTTTCTTCAATCATATAGCGTTTTCCTCCTTTAATCTTAATTCTTTTTTCGGTCGGCGCAATCACGTTGAAAATTTTATCTTCATATCCTAAAGATTCAACGCGCTGTTTAAGATTCCGCACCACGGCGTCTTCATAACCGGAATAAGTGTGAAGAGCGTACCAATTTCTGCCGAATTCCGATGTTTGTTTCGTCATAAATAATGTTTAATAATTACAAAAAATTACGAAATACGGACAGATTGCTTTTTGTATTCATATTTCATAACACGAATTTATCCAACAAATATACGAAAAAGAAATCCAAAAATCCTAAAAAAATAGCCAGGGAAAGTGAAATTATAATCACCAAAAGAGTGAATTTAATCGTGTTTTTTTTTGTCGGCCAATTAACATGCTTGAATTCCAGCCGCGACAATTTGATATAATTTGCCAATTTTTGCCACATATTTTATTTTATGACGTTTTCCGGTATTTTAAAAAGCCCTCTTCGGGCTCTTATATATTTTTATAATAATCTCTCTTAAAAAAATTGTCAACAATTTGTATAAGGCCGCTAAATTTTACGGATTTTTCGAGTAAAAAGAAAGCCTAAAATCTGAACTTAAGTATAATAATAAAACAACGCGATGATAAAACCGACGATCAATGCTTGAAATAAAAATCCCGCCAAAGGATATTTTTTCAGGCGATATTGAGCGTGAAAAAAATTATGAAAAATATATAATGGAAAAAATATTTTTTTCATTATCCCTTTTGAAGCAATATAAAATCCCTGTAAAATATCGGGTAAAACGCCCGCGCCGGCCGCCAGCGCCAAAAACCAAAAAGAGAAATCCGGCCAAAAAATTCTCGTTAAAAACCAAGCGGCCGCGAAACCGGCGAAAAAATCAAAAGAAATCATAAAAAAATCCTTCAGCAAATTTTTGCCGCCAGAAACCATTTTAATTTCGGAAAAATTATTTTTTTCATCTTCAGAATCAACCACTGAAAAAAGTTGATACTCCCAGTGAGGAATAGCGTCTAA is a window encoding:
- a CDS encoding DNA-directed RNA polymerase subunit beta, which encodes MKFTGNKKYFSRYREPFTPLPNLVETQIASFKWFLEKGLKELFEEFSGITDYTGKELQLDFINFTLDQPKYDEFYAKANNRSYEVPLRVKVRLKNKKTGESKEQEIFLADLPLMTSRGTFMVNGVERVFVAQLARSFGVYFTANELRGKKLFGAKIIPSRGAWIEIETDYDNVLYARLDRKRKIPVSALLRIFGLETKEAMEKAFSLKDNGTVSYLKNTLEKDSTKTADEACVEIYKSIRPGEFATVENARELLEAMFGKERYDLSSVGRYKLNNRLGLNLKKESRTLDLEDLTAIINYVIVLNNTPQAIPDDIDHLGNRRVRSVGEMLQQRLRGGLTKMRRMIQDRMSTLEIDLLTPSQLINSRHFSVILKDFFINNQLSQFMSQKNLLDELEHLRRLSALGPGGLTRDRAGFEVRDVHPSHYGRICPITTSEGGNIGLIVYLAGYSRVNSYGILETPYRRVKNGKIINELVYFTAHDEAKYNIAHAGVARDANGKLTDDLVEARVKGQPGMIPAEEIDFMDVAPQQAFGMGASLIPFLEHDDANRAMMGSNMQRQAIVSIKPEAPLVATGAEEMVARDTGRLILAEGDGVVTYADARKIIVKYKKGAEKTYNLIIGFRSNAFTAISHRTKVETGDKVKKGDLLADTSASDNGQLALGQNLLVAFLSWRGANFEDAIILSERLVKDDRFTTIHIEDFICNVRDTKLGPEITTHDIPNVGEEKLKDLDEEGIIRIGAEVKPGDILVGKISPKGEVEFTPEERLMHAIFGEKVSDVKDTSLRIPHGKEGRIVGIKIFLRERGDKLETGVIKRIQIEVAQLRRVSIGDKLAGRHGNKGVISRVLPEEDMPHLADGTPVDVVLNPLGVASRMNLGQILEMHLGWAAHCLKYQAINPVMQGATDAEIKEELTKAKLPISGKVKLYDGLTGEILENEVAVGYIYIMKLSHMVEDKLHMRSIGPYSLITQQPLGGKAQGGGQRFGEMEVWALEGYGAANILQEMITIKSDDVLGRTAVYDSIVRGEDFKTPNLPASFLVLVNELKGLALDVELKESDVKIREDKEDEKQWARVKTEEEKYKSKI
- the secF gene encoding protein translocase subunit SecF, with product MIKFRKIFYFISGLLVILSLAAILFWGFKWGIDFSGGALIEVEFFERPPFDLLKERVDDQSFGAVSIQPVGEKNIIFRLSEINENEHQVFLAKVAGRDNYREILQEKRFNSVGPTIGRELKRRSFFAIGLVLLMIVLYIAFAFRKVSYPVSSWKYGLAAIAALAHDVLIPAGIFSVLGYFKNVEIDVLFITALLTILSFSVHDTIVVFDRVRENLKKYSNRRPFEEVVDESLRQTVGRSLATSFALLIVLVSLFVFGAESVRYFSLTMIIGIIVGTYSSIFIASPLLVTWQK
- a CDS encoding NUDIX hydrolase, whose protein sequence is MELKICPAGSVGIIFKKQGKYLMFRRLKKPQGWAGIAGHLDGDAPLDAAIKESKEEIGLDLQSEKLKFLFQEKIYPNPCRRGDYDSHEWTVYEYEFAAGENPKIIEPENHADLGFFTAEEIKEKFAKEPHDPAWRKIFSKTGVI
- the rplK gene encoding 50S ribosomal protein L11 codes for the protein MAKPIKTIIKLQIPAGKANPAPPIGPALGQHGLNIGEFCSKFNEATKDKGQDIIPVEITVYEDRSYDFKLKTPPASDLLRKAAGVEKGAKNPLTEKAGSVSKDQIKKIAERKMEDLNANDIEGAIKIIEGTARSMGIDVK
- the nusG gene encoding transcription termination/antitermination factor NusG, whose amino-acid sequence is MTKQTSEFGRNWYALHTYSGYEDAVVRNLKQRVESLGYEDKIFNVIAPTEKRIKIKGGKRYMIEEKIYRGYVLVEMIVTDDSWYMVRNTPRVTGFVGSGITPTPLSKEEVDILFKRMKTGEPKYKFDVRENDLVRIIDGPFKEYEGKVSEVDEERGKVKVLVSIFGRETPVELDFLQVKKI
- the secE gene encoding preprotein translocase subunit SecE; protein product: MWQKLANYIKLSRLEFKHVNWPTKKNTIKFTLLVIIISLSLAIFLGFLDFFFVYLLDKFVL
- the secD gene encoding protein translocase subunit SecD; amino-acid sequence: MAKTRFLAIILFLIGALAGYFDAAPFLAPESFLARFPFRLGLDLSGGAQLVYQADVSLLAASEIKESMEGLRDVIERRVNHLGVAEPIVQVEKHGEERRLIVELAGISDVNQAIKMIGATPYLEFRVERPAAERDAILEKQKTDNSLSEDPYFIPSILTGRYLKRAALDFNQTTFEPVVNLEFNSEGENIFSNLTRENIGKRLAIYIDGTPLSAPTVREEIIGGRAQISGKFTPEQAKTLVKDLNAGALPIPIKLISQQNIGASLGSDALARGIRAGLYGAMAIAVFLILWYRIPGLVAILALLIYISLVLALFKLIPVTLTAAGIAGFILSMGVAVDANILIFERFKEETRSGKNIAFALEDGFKRGWTSIRDSNISSFITAMILYWFSTSLVRGFALTLGLGILVSLFSALIITKIFIFALGVRQVNRISSFLFGAGFRNIS